The Starkeya sp. ORNL1 DNA window CGGCGTGCTGCGCGATCCGATCGCCTGCAAGCCGGCCGTGCTGGCCGAGACCGACCGCTATGTCGCCTTCGGCTCGGAATATCGCGCCCTCGTCGACCTGCCGGGCATCGAGCATGCCAAGGTCTGGGAGCCGGAGCCGGGCAAGGTCTATTTCTGGGAACACGCAGCATGAGTGTGCTGGAACTCGATACGCCGACGGGCGCGCGCGTCGTCGATCTTTCGACGTCGAGCGTGCGCGAGCTGAACGCCGCGCTGCACGCCTTGAAGGCTGACACCAACGCCACAAGGTGGCAGGTGCTCAATCCGCGCGGCCGGCACGCGCTCGCTGCCGGCATCGACGCCCCTGTCACCGTCGAGATCGACGGCCATGCCGGCTATTACTGCGCCGGCATGAACAAGCTCGCCACGGTGATCGTGAACGGCAATGCCGGCGTCGGCGTCGCCGAGAACATCATGTCGGGCCTCGTCCATGTGAAGGGCGACGCCAGCCAGTCCGCCGGCGCCACCGGCTGCGGCGGTCTCATCATCATCGATGGCAATGCCTCGGCGCGCTGCGGCATCTCGATGAAGGGCGTCGACATCGTGGTGAAGGGCTCGGTCGGCCATATGAGCGCCTTCATGGCGCAGGCCGGCGCGCTGGTGGTGCTTGGGGATGCCGGCGAGGCGCTCGGCGACAGCCTCTATGAGGCGAAGCTGTTCGTGCGCGGCTCGGTGGCGAGCTTAGGGGCCGACTGCATCGAGAAGGGGTTGCGCGACGAGCATCGCGCTCTGCTGGCCAGCAAGCTGGAAGCCGCCGGAATCCTTGGCGAAGTCGATATCGGCGAGTTCCGCCGCTACGGCTCGGGCCGCACGCTCTATCATTTCCACGTCGACAACGTGTCGAGCTACTGAGGCCGGCGATGAACGACATCACCAACACGCCGCGCAAACCGCCGCAGACCTTGCCCCGCGCTTCGGCGACCTTCGATGAATACACGCTCTCGGAGATCCGCCGCGCGGCGGCGACCGGCATCTATGACATTCGCGGCGGCGGGGCGAAGCGCAAGGTCCCGCATTTCGACGACCTGCTGTTCCTCGGCGCCTCGATCTCGCGCTATCCGCTGGAAGGCTATCGCGAGAAGTGCTCGACCGAGGTCGTGCTCGGCACCCGCTTCGCCAGGAAGCCGATCGAATTGAAGATCCCGGTCACCATTGCCGGCATGAGCTTCGGTTCGCTCTCCGCCAATGCCAAGGAGGCGCTGGGACGCGGCGCCTCGGCGATGGGCACTTCGACCACCACCGGCGATGGCGGCATGACCAATGAGGAGCGCGGCCACTCCTCCAAGCTGGTCTATCAGTACCTGCCCTCGCGCTACGGCATGAACCCGGACGATCTGCGCCGCGCCGACGCCATCGAGGTGGTGGTCGGCCAGGGCGCCAAGCCCGGCGGCGGCGGCATGCTGCTCGGCCAGAAGATCACCGAGCGCGTCGCGAGCATGCGCACGCTGCCGGCCGGCATCGATCAGCGCTCGGCCTGCCGCCATCCGGACTGGACCGGGCCGGACGATCTCGAGATCAAGATCGAAGAATTGCGCGAGATCACCGACTGGGAAAAGCCGATCTATGTGAAGGTCGGCGCGGCGCGGCCCTATTACGACACCGCGCTGGCGGTGAAGTCCGGCGCCGACGTGGTCGTCGTCGACGGCATGCAGGGCGGCACCGCGGCGACGCAGGAAGTGTTCATCGAGAATGTCGGCATCCCGACGCTGGCGGCGGTGCGGCAGGCGGTGAAGGCGCTGCAGGAGCTCGGCATGCACCGCAAGGTGCAGCTCATCGTCTCCGGCGGCATCCGCAACGGCGCCGATGTGGCGAAAGCGCTGGCGCTCGGGGCCGACGCGGTCGCCATCGGCACCGCGGCGCTGGTGGCGCTCGGCGACAACGACCCGCATTACGCCGCCGAGTACGAGGCGCTCGGCACCCGCGCCGGCGCCTATGACGACTGGCACGAGGGCCGCGACCCCGCCGGCATCACCACGCAGGACCCGGCGCTGATGGCGCGGCTCGATCCTGTCGCCGCCGGCCGCCGGCTCGCCAATTATCTCGCCGTGCTGACGCTGGAGGCGCAGACCATCGCCCGCGCCTGCGGCAAGAGCCATGTGCACAATCTGGAGCCGGAGGACCTCGTCGCGCTGACCATCGAGGCGGCAGCGATGGCGCAGGTCCCGCTGGCGGGGACGGACTGGATACCGGGGAAGAACGGAACTTTCTGAACGAACATCCTTCAAGGCCGGCCGTTGGCCGGCACCTCAGGATGACGTCGCTTTTAGAACCACGTCATCCTGAGGTGCGAGCGCAGCGAGCCTCGAAGGATGCTGAAGCCGAGCGCCGCGCACGACGCACGACACGAGCCCGGAACGGGCCGCAGGGGAACAGGACCGACGAATGGCTACCGATCTGGCGAAGGTCGCGAAGGACCGCGGCATCAAGTATTTCCTCATCTCCTATGTCGATCTGTTCGGCGGGCTGCGCGCCAAGCTGGTGCCGGCGCAGGCGATCGGCGAGATGCAGAAGGCGGGCGCCGGCTTTGCCGGCTTCGCCACCTGGCTGGACATGACGCCGGCCGATCCCGACCTGTTCGCCGTGCCCGATCCCGACAGCCTGATCCAGCTGCCCTGGAAGCCGGAGATCGGCTGGCTCGCCTCCGACCTCGTGATGAATGACGAGCTGGTCGCCCAGGCACCGCGCAACGTGCTGAAGAACACGCTGATGGGTGCCGATTCCATCGGCTACCAGATGAAGACCGGCGTCGAGTGCGAGTATTTCCTCATCACTCCGGATGCCTCGGGCATCTCCGATCCCGCCGATAATGCGCCCAAGCCCTGCTACGACCAGTCGGCCCTGATGCGCCGCTTCGACGTCATCAGCGAAATCTCCGACGCCATGCTGACGCTCGGCTGGGGCTGCTACCAGAACGACCATGAGGACGCCAACGGCCAGTTCGAGATGAACTGGACCTATGACGACGCCCTCATCACCGCCGACCGCCACGTGTTCTTCAAATACATGGTCAAGTCGATCGCCGAGAAGCACGGGCTGCGCGCCACCTTCATGCCCAAGCCCTTCATCGACCTCACCGGCTCGGGCTGCCACATGCACACCTCGCTGTGGCAGGGCGACACCAACGTGTTCGCCGATCCCGATGGCGAGCTTGGCCTGTCTGAGATCGGCTATCACTTCATCGGCGGGCTGATCCACTCGGCCGATGCGATCTGCGCCATCACCAACCCGACGGTGAACAGCTACAAGCGCATCAATGCGCCGCGCACCGTCTCCGGTGCCACCTGGGCGCCCAACACAGTGACCTATACCGGCAATAACCGCACCCACATGATCCGCATCCCCGATGCCGGGCGGTTCGAGTTCCGTCTCGCCGACGGCGCGGCGAACCCTTATCTGCTCCCCGCCGCAGTGCTCGCCGCCGGCCTCGACGGCGTGCAGAACCAGCGCGATCCGGGCAAGCGGCTCGACATCAACATGTACACCGAGGGCCACAAGGTGCGCGGCGCCAAGCGGCTGCCGCTGAACCTGCTCGACGCGCTGCGCGCGCTCGCCCGTTCCAACGTGCTGCGCTCCGCGCTCGGCGCCCCGCTCATCGACGGCTATCTCAAGCTGAAGAGCGAGGAATGGAACTCCTACGCCCGCCATCTCACCCAGTGGGAGCGCGACAACACGCTGGATATTTGAGAGCACGCAATTCCGCTGTCATGGCCGGGCTTGTCTCGGCCTCTGAGGCACTGTCAGGAATCGAGATCCCCGGCACGAGGCCGGGGATGACGACCGATCTGGATTTACCGGCGGAAATCCGGTTCGCTCAGCGCCGAGAAATCGGCGCCGCCCGGTGGGGTACCGGCGATCTCGCGGATCAGCTTGTGGCGGATCGCCTCGCTATAGGCATCCATCGCGGTGATCGGCACGATGAAACTATCCGGCCCGCCGATCACCTCATCCACGAAGTACGCGGTCAGTTCGCCCGGCGCAAAGACGGTGATATCCCCGGCGACCTGCTGCGGCTCATGATAGACGATCGGCAGGCCATTTATGGTGATGCCGCGGGCCAGCGCCTGGGCGCGTGCCACATCGAGCGGCCGGCCGCGATTGGAGATGCCGTCGCCGGAAATGTCGATGACGCGGCGATCGCCGACATAGCCGTTGATATCGAAAAGCCCGGAGCAGAATTCCAGTGCCTCGCCCATTGCGGTGCCGAACGTCATGCGGCCCGGAGAGGTCTTGTCCAACCTGTCAGCAAAGGCGGCGGCCGCTGCCGGCCCGTCGATCAGCGTCCACGGCACGACGACGCGCTGGCGGCCCTCGCCGCCCCACTCGACATAGATGACGGCGATGCGCCCGCGCACGCCACGCATGATCGCGCGCTGCACCTCGGCATCGCGGAAGGCGGCGACGAATCCACCGAGCTGCAGCGCCTTCTCCTGGCGGTCCATCGAGGTCGACACGTCCGACGCGATGACCAGCTCGAGATCCACCTCGTCGCGGCCTGCCGGCTCGCCAAGGCTCGGCCCAGCCGCGGCCCGGCTGTCGGCCCACGCCACGGCAAGGCCGCCCGGCGTGCTCGCGCCAAACAGTATTGCGGCGGCGCAGATGGCGCCCCGAACGAATCGTCCGGACAATGAATTCGCAGGCCCCCGCAACACGAATTGTCCCTGTTTCCGCCCGTTCCCTGTTCGGCGCGGCAGTTCCGTACAGCGCCCGCCCCCGGACGCCCGAAACAGCACGCCAGTTCCCGCCGCCGGCCCGCTCAACGGTCGGCAGCGCGCAAAAAGTGCTGCAAGATTGTTGCGCCATTGTTTGATTTTTCGTCCCGATATGTCGCAAAGTACGGATGCATCACAGGAGGAGCGGGGGCCGAAGCGCGGTGCGCGCGCAGCGAATGACGACAGCGTAGCGGGGGCAGGCAGTGACGGCGGGCCGGCGTTTCGGCGACATCGTGTTCGAGGAGAGCTTCCTGTTCGCCACGCGCGAGCCGGAAGGCGAGCTGAAATTCACCCGGTCCGAGCGCGCCGTGCTGATCGCCCTTGCCGGCAATGCCCGCAAGGTGATGTCACGGAACCAGCTGCTCGACGCCATTGCCGGCACCGGCTCGGATTCCACTGACCGCAACATCGATTTCCTGATCAATCGGCTGCGCGCCAAGCTCGGGGATTCCGCCCGTGCCCCGCGCTTCATCGCCACCCAATATGGCGAGGGCTATGTGTGGATCGCCGAACCGGACCGGCCGGTGTCGAGCCCGCAGGCCCAGGAGGCCCAGGAGCTGCTGGTCTTCATCGGCCCGGTATTCGGCCTCGACCGGCTCACCGACGCAGGCCTCGCCGAGGCGACGCTGGCGCGGCTGCATGCCGCCCTCGTCACCATCGCCGGCGACGAGCGGCGCGTCGCGCTGGCGCGACAGCGCGGCCTCCATGCGCCGCCGCCCAATACGCGCTTCACGCTGGAACTCGGCTTCTACTGCGATGGCGGGCCGCTGCACCTGGCCGCCATACTGCACGAGGGCCGTTCCGGGCGGATCGTGCGGGCGCAGCGCCTTATCCTGAACGAGCCGAGCATCGAGGACATCGAGGAACTGGCGCGCACGCTGAAGGCGGCGATGTGGGATCACCGCTCCTTCGGCACCGGTTCGGTCGCCGCGCTGCGCGACGAGCCGCTGGAGGTGCGGCTGCACAATGCCTCGCTGATGTTCACGCAGGCGCCGGGTGCCTGGATCGAGACCGAAGCGCAGGCCCGCCGTGCCCTGGCCGAGCGGCCCGACGACCCGGAAACCATGCTGGCGGCGGCGATGTGCATCTATTCGCGCCGATTGTCCGCCGCCATTCCCATGACGAACGACGAGGAGGAAATCGAGCGCCTGGTCTTCGCCAGCCTGCCGCGCGTCGGCAACAGTCCGATCCTCGCCCTCGCCGCCGCCAAGCTGCTGCTGTTTGTCGGCCGCGGCCATCTGGCGCTCGCCGAGGCCATTGCCGAGCAGGCCTTCGCCGAGAGCACGGCCTTCGCCTCGGCCTTTGCCACGCTCGGCCAGATCCGCGTGTGCGCCGGCGACATCGAGGCCGGGCTCGACCTGTATGAGCGCGGCATCGAGCTTTGCACGGCCGGCTCGGAATTCCACCTCTATCTGCTGGTGCTCAAATGCATCGCCTGCCTTGCCTCCGGCGACCGGCAGGCGGTCGAGCGCGCCCTCGGCCAGCTCTATGCGGTGAAGCCACAGACGCAGGCCGAAATCGGAATATTGTTCGCGCCGCCGGACGAGGCGCAGCTGCCGCCGCTATTGAAGGCGGTCCTCGGCAAGCTCGATGCCGGCCATGCGCAGTTCCTGATACGGCACGCGCATTACATCAGCGCCCGGCTCTACCAGCATGAAGCGCATCGTGAGAACATCATGCGCGGCTTCCTCAGCCTTGCCGTCGGGCGGTTCGGCGCGACCGTGGTGCCGGACGAGGTGCGCCGCAGCGTGCCGAAGCTGATGGCCGAGTTACAGATTTGACACTGCTCCCTCCCAAGGGCCGATTCCGCTAGCAATCATTTGCCGCTAGCTTCAGGAAAACGGATAAGGGTGCCGCGCCGATCGAACAGGCGGCGTCGCGGGAGCTGGGGCGCGCATGAAGCACATTCTCGATGAGCTGGAGCAGCGCCGCGCCGGCGCGCGCCTGGGCGGCGGCGAAAAGCGCATTGCGGCTCAGCACAAGCGCGGCAAGCTGACCGCCCGCGAGCGCGTCGAACTGCTGCTGGACACCGGCTCGTTCGAGGAATTCGACACCTTCGTGCAGCACCGCTGCACCGATTTCGGCATGGAGAAATCCAAGATCCCCGGCGACGGCGTCATCACCGGCTGGGGTACGGTGAACGGCCGGCAGGTCTTCGTGTTCGCCAAGGACTTCACGGTGTTCGGCGGCTCGCTCTCCGAGGCCCATGCCCAGAAGATCATGAAGGTGCAGGACCTCGCCCTGAGGACCCGCGCCCCGATCATCGGCCTGTTCGATGCCGGTGGTGCCCGCATCCAGGAAGGCGTGGCGGCGCTCGGCGGCTATGGTGAGGTGTTCAAGCGCAACGTCGCCGCCTCCGGCGTGATCCCGCAGATCTCCGTCATCATGGGCCCCTGCGCCGGCGGCGACGTCTATTCGCCCGCCATGACCGATTTCATCTTCATGGTGCGCGACACCTCCTACATGTTCGTCACCGGACCGGACGTGGTGAAGACCGTCACCAACGAGACGGTGACCTCGGAAGAACTCGGCGGCGCCAAGGTGCACACCACGAAATCCTCGGTGGCCGACGGCGCCTTCGACAATGATGTCGAGTGCCTGTTGCAGATGCGCCGGCTGATCGACTTCCTGCCGCTGAACAATGCTCTGGGTTCGCCGGAATGGCCGAGCTTCGACGATGGCGAGCGGCTCGACCCCTCGCTCGACACGCTGATCCCGGACAATCCGAACAAGCCCTATGACATCAAGGAATTGATCGTGAAGACCCTCGACGAGGGCGACTTCTTCGAGATCCAGGGTGCGTTTGCGAAGAACATCGTCACCGGCTTCGGGCGGATCGAGGGCCGCACCGTCGGCGTCGTCGCCAACCAGCCGATGGTGCTGGCCGGGGTGCTCGACAGCGACGCCTCGCGGAAGGCGGCGCGCTTCGTGCGCTTCTGCGACGCCTTCGAGATCCCGATCATCACCTTTGTCGACGTGCCCGGCTTCCTGCCCGGCACCGCGCAGGAGTATGGCGGGCTGATCAAGCACGGCGCCAAGCTGCTGTTCGCCTACAGCCAGGCGACCGTGCCGCTCGTCACCGTCATCACCCGCAAGGCGTTCGGCGGCGCCTATGACGTCATGGCATCCAAGCACATTGGCGGCGACGTCAACTATGCCTGGCCGACCGCGCAGATCGCGGTGATGGGCGCCAAGGGCGCGGTCGAGATCATCTTCCGCGCCGACATCGACGATCCCGAGAAGATCGCGGAGCGGACCCGGGAATATGAGGCCAGGTTCCTCTCGCCCTTCGTCGCCGCGGAGCGCGGCTACATCGACGAGGTGATCGCGCCCAACGCCACCCGCAAGCGCATCGCCCGCGCCCTCGCCATGCTGCGCACCAAGAAGGTCGAAGCGCCGGCGAAGAAGCACGACAACCTGCCGCTATGAGCAACTCCCCAGCAAACGCACGCCTTCTCCCTCTCCCCGTGGGGGAGAGGGTCGGGGTGAGGGGCCACTTCGCGAGACGTTTTCGCGCAACTCCCCCTCACCCGGCGCCAAAGGCGCCGACCTCTCCCCGCCGGGGAGAGGTGAAGAACCGCCCGGCCTCGCGCGATCAAGGAATGAAGGCATGTTCTCCAAAATCCTGATCGCGAACCGCGGCGAGATCGCCTGTCGCGTCATCAAGACCGCCCGGCGCATGGGGATTGCGACCGTCGCTGTCTATTCCGATGCCGACAAGGATGCGCTCCATGTCGAGATGGCGGACGAGGCGGTGCATATCGGCCCGCCGCAGGCCGCGCAGTCCTATCTCGTCATCGAGAAGATCATCGAGGCGTGCAAGGCCACCGGTGCGGAGGCGGTGCATCCGGGCTACGGTTTCCTTTCCGAACGCGCGGCGTTCCCGCAGGCGCTTGAAGCGGCCGGCATCGTCTTTATCGGCCCGAACCCCGGCGCCATCGAAGCGATGGGCGACAAGATCGAATCCAAGAAGGCGGCTGCGGCCGCCGGCGTCTCCACCGTGCCGGGCTACCTCGGCGTGATCGAAAGCCCGGAACAGGCCGCCGAGATCGCCGACGAGATCGGCTATCCGGTGATGATCAAGGCCAGCGCCGGCGGCGGCGGCAAGGGCATGCGCATCGCCCTTTCCCGCGATGAGGTGAAGGACGGCTTCGAGCGCGCCACCTCGGAAGCCAAATCCTCCTTCGGCGACCACCGGGTGTTCGTCGAGAAGTTCATCGTCGAGCCGCGCCACATCGAGATCCAGGTGCTCGGCGACAAGCACGGCAATGTCGTCTATCTCGGCGAGCGCGAATGCTCGATCCAGCGCCGCAACCAGAAGGTCGTCGAGGAAGCGCCCTCCCCGCTGCTGGACGAGGCCACCCGCCGGAAAATGGGCGAGCAGGCGGTCGCACTTGCCAAGGCGGTGAATTACGACAGCGCCGGCACGGTGGAGTTCGTCGCCGGGCAGGACAAGAGCTTCTATTTCCTGGAGATGAACACCCGCTTGCAGGTCGAGCATCCGGTCACCGAGCTTGTCACCGGCATCGACCTCGTCGAGCAGATGATCCGCGTCGCCGCGGGCGAACCCCTCGCCTTTGGGCAGCCGGACGTGAAGCTCGACGGCTGGGCGGTGGAAAGCCGGATCTATGCCGAGGACCCGTTCCGCAATTTCCTGCCCTCGATCGGCCGGCTGACGCGCTATCGCCCGCCGGGCGAAGGGGTGAAGGGCGGCGTCACCGTGCGCAACGACACCGGCGTCTATGAGGGCGGCGAGATCTCGCTCTATTACGACCCGATGATCGCCAAGCTGGTGACGCATGCGCCGACCCGCACTGACGCGATCAAGGCGCAGGGCGAAGCGCTCGACGCCTTCGCCATTGACGGCATCCAGCACAATATCCCGTTCCTCGCCGCGCTGATGGCGCATCCGCGCTGGCAGGAAGGCCGGCTCTCCACCGCCTTCATCGCCGAGGAATACCCCGGCGGCTTCCAGGCCCCGGTGCCGGAAGGCGTGCTGGCGCGGCGGCTCGCCGCGGTGGCGGCGGTGATCGACAATGTCGAGAATGCCCGCAAGCGGAAGATCTCGACGCAGATGGCGGGCCGGCCGGTGGTGTTCGAACATCGCCGTGTGGTGCGGCTCGGCGAACAGAGCCTTATTTGCGAGGTCGATCGCGCTGCCGGCGCCTTCCTCGTCACCTTCCTCGATGCGGACGGCAGACCGACCGGGACCCATGAATTGCGCTCGGCGTGGCACCCGGGCGAGCCAGTATGGCAAGGCGCGTTCGACGATGACACCATCGCGGTGCAGGTGCGCCCGCTTTTGAATGGCGTCGCCCTTGCCCATCGCGGCGTCGCGGCGCAGGCGCTGGTCTATACTGAACGCGAGGCCGCGCTCGCCGCACTGATGCCGGAAAAGATCGCATCGGCCAGCGGCAAGCAGCTGCTGTGCCCAATGCCCGGCCTCGTGGTCTCCATCGCCGTCACCGAGGGACAAGAGGTGAAGTCCGGCGAGACGCTGGCCATCGTCGAGGCGATGAAGATGGAGAATGTGCTGCGCGCCGAGCGCGACGCCACGGTGAAGAAGGTGCTGGCCAAGCCCGGCGACAGCCTCGCGGTCGACGCCGTGATCCTGGAATTCGCCTGATGGAACACGGCTTCCCCGAGGCGACGCGCGAGGATTGGCTCCGCCTCGTCGAAGGGGTGCTGAAGGGCGCGCCCTACAACAACCGCATGGTGGCGCGCACCCGCGACGGCTTCACGCTGGACGCGCTGCCGCCCCGCCGCCTCGATGCCGCGCCGATTGCCGGGCGGGCGCCGGGCACGCGCTGGCGGGTGATCTCCCGCATCGAGCATCCCGATCCGGCGGCGGCGAATGCGCAAGCGTTGGAGGATCTCGAAGGCGGCGTCGACGGCATCGCGCTGATCTTCGCCTCCGCTCCCTCGGCACGCGGCTTCGGGCTGCCGGAAACATCCGAAGCGATTTCCGGTGCGCTGGATGGGGTGATGCTCGACCTAGCCGCGTTGCGGGTCGAGGCCGGCAGGTTCCAGGGCCGCAACATCGCGCTTGCCTTGGCCGCGCTGGTGGAGAAGCAGGGGCTGCCGCCGACGACGCTCGACATCCGCTTCGGGCTCGATCCGATCGGCGACTTCGCCGCCCTCGGCGCCGCGCCGATCGAATGGGAGGGACTATCCGCGCGGCTCGGCCAGACCGTGACGACGCTGCACTCACGCGGCTATCGCGCGCCGATGGTGCGGGCCGATGGGCGCATCCACCACGCCGCCGGCGCCACCGACGCGCAGGAGCTCGCCGCCATCCTCGCCACCGCGGTCGCCTATCTCGGGGCGCTGGAGGCGGCCGGGCTGGATCTGGAGGCCGCAGCGCGGAGCATCGAGGCGACGATCACCGCGGATGTCGTGCAATTCGCCACCATGGCGAAGCTGCGCGCGCTGCGGCTGCTGTGGCGCACGGCACTGCAGGAGTGCGGGGTGAAGGAGCCGCCCCCGCTCGCCATCCATGCCGAGACGGCGTGGCGGAGCCTGACCCGGCGCGATGCCCATGTGAACCTGTTGCGTGGCACGCTCGCCGCCTTCGCTGCCGGCGTCGGTGGTGCGGACAGCCTCACCGTGCTGCCCTTCACCGAGGCCCTCGGCCTGCCGGACGCCTTCGCCCGCCGGCTCGCCCGCAACACGCAATTCGTGCTGATGGAGGAATCCAACCTCCACCGCGTCGCCGACCCCGCCGCCGGCTCGGGCGCGGTTGAGGAGCACACCGACAAGCTCGCGCAGGCCGCCTGGGAGCTGTTCCGCGCGATCGAGCGCGAGGGCGGCATGGTCGAGGCGCTCGCCTCCGGCATGTGGCACGCGACGATCGAGGTGGCGCGGACCGCGCGCATGAAGGACGTCGCGACCCGGCGCGAGCCGATCACCGGCACTTCGGAATTCCCTCTGCTCGGCGAGACCAAGGTCACGGTGCTGGCCCCGGCCGTCACGCCGCCGTTCGGCCCGCCGCCGGAGGGCGCGTTGCTGTGCGAGCCGCTGGTGCCGCACCGCCTCGCCGAGCCGTTCGAGCGGCTGCGCGATACCGCCGAGCGCGCTTCGACCCCGCCGCAGATCTTCCTTGCCAATCTCGGCGACCACGCCGCCTTCGCGGCACGCGCCGGTTTTGCGAAAAACCTGTTCGAGGCCGGCGGCATCCTCGCGCCGATGAATAACGGCTTCGCCGCCCTGAAGGATGTCGTCGCCGCCTTCCGCGCCTCCGATGCCCGCATCGCGTGCCTGTGTTCCTCCGACGCGCTCTATGCCGAGCGCGCCGCTGCGACCGCCGCCGCACTCAAGGCGGCAGGTGCCCGCGCGGTCTGGCTGGCAGGAAAGCAGGAGGCAGCTCCGGACGCGGCCATTGACGGCTTCGTCTTTGCAGGCTGCGATACATTGGCGGCACTCGGCGCGGCGCACCGTCATCTGGGTTTGAACAGTCCGTGAGATCACGCGTTGGACCTTGAAACCTTCAACTCCAGAGCGGGATCCCTTCGATGAAACACGCCGTCCTTATTGCCCTCGCTTTCGTCCCGCTCACCGGCGCGGCGAAAGCTGCCACCCCTTTCGACGGCAACTGGTCGATCCTCGCCGTCACCGAAAGCGGAACCTGCGACCGGGCCTATCGCTTCCCGGTCAAGATCACCAACGGCAAGGTCACCTATGCCGGCACCGCCAGCACCACGGCGACCGGCTCAGTCGACCGTGGCGGCCGGGTAAAGGTGAATTTCTCGCATGGCGAGCAGCGCCTGGTGGCGAGCGGCGCGGCCAGGGGCGATGCCGGCGCCGGCAACTGGACTTCCAAGAGCTGCAAGGGCAACTGGACGGCGGAGCGGCGCTGATCGGCGCCTCTACATCGCCCAGTTGTGGTGGAACAATAGTGCGTGCCTGTCGCCGGGATTCGCGCGAAATCGGCACGACAAACCCCAACTGGAGACGTTGCCATGCCCCCTATTGTGCGTACCTCTACCCTTGTTTTGCTGCTTGCCGGAACCGCGGCGCCGCTTCATGCGGCGCCGGAACATGACGGCGTCTGGAAGGTGAAGACCTCGGCCGAGACCGGCAAATGCGGCACCAATTACGACATTTCGGTCGCGGTGAAGAACGGCAAGGTGTCCTATGCCGGCATGTGGCCGGTGAAGGCGACGGGCGGGGTGAATGATCTCGGCCTGATCCGCATGGAAATCGCCGGTGCCGGCCAGAAGGTGAAAGCCACCGGGCTGGTGCGCGGCGATACCGCCTCCGGCGACTGGTCGTCGGTGAAGTCCGAGTGCTCCGGCTCCTGGGTCGCCCGGAAGGCGTGATCCCGAGTGAACAGGATGGCGATCAATCTGCGATCCGACCTCGCCAAGTTGACGGACGACGAATTGGCGGAACGCTATCATCAACTTTGGACGGCCTATGAGGCGGCGCGGGCACGCCCGCAATCGCCCTCAAACATCAATGGGTGGCGTGGTCCGATCCGCCATCCGCGCTTCTACCGCTTCCTGACTATCGTCAACAAAGGGTTCAGCCCAGAATTCTGGTTCGATCTGCTCGCAGGCATTATCTTCAGCGCGAAGCGATACGAGCCTGACCTGCGCGCAAGCCCTGACGCTGACGCTGATCTCAGTCTTAAAGACGTCCAGGACGTAATGGACGAAATGCAGCGCCGCGTGGACAGGCGTAAGGGATAGACCCCATGACCCGCATCCCGGATTTCGCCGCCATCGACTGGACCAAGCCTGTGCCGCCTGCCGCGCTCCCCGGCAGCGAGGCGTGGCTGACGCCGGAATCCATTGCGGTGAAGCCGGTCTATGGGCCGAGCGACATTGCCGGCCTCGGTTTCCTCGACACTTTTCCCGGCATCGCGCCGTTCCTGCGCGGGCCGTATCCGACGATGTACGCCACCCAGCCCTGGACCATCCGGCAATATGCCGGTTTCTCCACGGCAGAGGATTCCAACGCCTTCTACCGGCGCAACCTCGCCGCCGGGCAAAAGGGGTTATCGATCGCCTTCGATCTCGCCACCCATCGTGGCTATGACAGCGACCATCCGCGCGTCGCCGGCGATGTCGGCATGGCCGGGGTTGCGATCGATTCCATCTACGACATGCGCACGCTGTTCTCGGGCATCCCGCTCGACCGGATGAGCGTGTCCATGACCATGAACGGCGCGGTGCTGCCGGTGCTGGCGCTCTATGTGGTGGC harbors:
- a CDS encoding protein glxC, yielding MSVLELDTPTGARVVDLSTSSVRELNAALHALKADTNATRWQVLNPRGRHALAAGIDAPVTVEIDGHAGYYCAGMNKLATVIVNGNAGVGVAENIMSGLVHVKGDASQSAGATGCGGLIIIDGNASARCGISMKGVDIVVKGSVGHMSAFMAQAGALVVLGDAGEALGDSLYEAKLFVRGSVASLGADCIEKGLRDEHRALLASKLEAAGILGEVDIGEFRRYGSGRTLYHFHVDNVSSY
- a CDS encoding DUF1194 domain-containing protein; the encoded protein is MAWADSRAAAGPSLGEPAGRDEVDLELVIASDVSTSMDRQEKALQLGGFVAAFRDAEVQRAIMRGVRGRIAVIYVEWGGEGRQRVVVPWTLIDGPAAAAAFADRLDKTSPGRMTFGTAMGEALEFCSGLFDINGYVGDRRVIDISGDGISNRGRPLDVARAQALARGITINGLPIVYHEPQQVAGDITVFAPGELTAYFVDEVIGGPDSFIVPITAMDAYSEAIRHKLIREIAGTPPGGADFSALSEPDFRR
- the glnT gene encoding type III glutamate--ammonia ligase; the encoded protein is MATDLAKVAKDRGIKYFLISYVDLFGGLRAKLVPAQAIGEMQKAGAGFAGFATWLDMTPADPDLFAVPDPDSLIQLPWKPEIGWLASDLVMNDELVAQAPRNVLKNTLMGADSIGYQMKTGVECEYFLITPDASGISDPADNAPKPCYDQSALMRRFDVISEISDAMLTLGWGCYQNDHEDANGQFEMNWTYDDALITADRHVFFKYMVKSIAEKHGLRATFMPKPFIDLTGSGCHMHTSLWQGDTNVFADPDGELGLSEIGYHFIGGLIHSADAICAITNPTVNSYKRINAPRTVSGATWAPNTVTYTGNNRTHMIRIPDAGRFEFRLADGAANPYLLPAAVLAAGLDGVQNQRDPGKRLDINMYTEGHKVRGAKRLPLNLLDALRALARSNVLRSALGAPLIDGYLKLKSEEWNSYARHLTQWERDNTLDI
- a CDS encoding FMN-binding glutamate synthase family protein, which translates into the protein MNDITNTPRKPPQTLPRASATFDEYTLSEIRRAAATGIYDIRGGGAKRKVPHFDDLLFLGASISRYPLEGYREKCSTEVVLGTRFARKPIELKIPVTIAGMSFGSLSANAKEALGRGASAMGTSTTTGDGGMTNEERGHSSKLVYQYLPSRYGMNPDDLRRADAIEVVVGQGAKPGGGGMLLGQKITERVASMRTLPAGIDQRSACRHPDWTGPDDLEIKIEELREITDWEKPIYVKVGAARPYYDTALAVKSGADVVVVDGMQGGTAATQEVFIENVGIPTLAAVRQAVKALQELGMHRKVQLIVSGGIRNGADVAKALALGADAVAIGTAALVALGDNDPHYAAEYEALGTRAGAYDDWHEGRDPAGITTQDPALMARLDPVAAGRRLANYLAVLTLEAQTIARACGKSHVHNLEPEDLVALTIEAAAMAQVPLAGTDWIPGKNGTF
- a CDS encoding helix-turn-helix domain-containing protein, which codes for MTAGRRFGDIVFEESFLFATREPEGELKFTRSERAVLIALAGNARKVMSRNQLLDAIAGTGSDSTDRNIDFLINRLRAKLGDSARAPRFIATQYGEGYVWIAEPDRPVSSPQAQEAQELLVFIGPVFGLDRLTDAGLAEATLARLHAALVTIAGDERRVALARQRGLHAPPPNTRFTLELGFYCDGGPLHLAAILHEGRSGRIVRAQRLILNEPSIEDIEELARTLKAAMWDHRSFGTGSVAALRDEPLEVRLHNASLMFTQAPGAWIETEAQARRALAERPDDPETMLAAAMCIYSRRLSAAIPMTNDEEEIERLVFASLPRVGNSPILALAAAKLLLFVGRGHLALAEAIAEQAFAESTAFASAFATLGQIRVCAGDIEAGLDLYERGIELCTAGSEFHLYLLVLKCIACLASGDRQAVERALGQLYAVKPQTQAEIGILFAPPDEAQLPPLLKAVLGKLDAGHAQFLIRHAHYISARLYQHEAHRENIMRGFLSLAVGRFGATVVPDEVRRSVPKLMAELQI